From the genome of Thalassoglobus sp. JC818:
ACCATCTTTGTTGATGATTCCGAAGAACGTTGGTGCGCTCCCACTATTTGTGGTGAACGAACCGCTGATGTCTCCGCCAAAATTTACGATCTGAGACGTGTTTTTTGTCGTTATGTCAAAACCAAACGCATTGATTGACGAGTCAAAGTTGAAGGTAAGCAAGCTGTTCACGTCGTTGACAAATGATGAAGCTCGATTTCCATCTGTAACCGCTGCTCCCATACCGAAAGTGGCATATTGGGCCTGAGTCATGTCGAGAAAGCTGTTTGGAGAACCCCCTGTTTCGTTGAAAGAGTAACCTGGCCGATTAATTGTGTCTGAGGAAGTAAATTTATCCTCATAACTGTCGAAAGTTAGCACCCCGCCCGTCGCAGCTTCAAAAGCCGCTCTGCTCGTGAACAGGATGAAGCCTCCCTGGGCTTCGGCATTGAATCCCCCGTAGAGCATGGCAACGCAGATACCCAAAAGCTTCACTT
Proteins encoded in this window:
- a CDS encoding PEP-CTERM sorting domain-containing protein (PEP-CTERM proteins occur, often in large numbers, in the proteomes of bacteria that also encode an exosortase, a predicted intramembrane cysteine proteinase. The presence of a PEP-CTERM domain at a protein's C-terminus predicts cleavage within the sorting domain, followed by covalent anchoring to some some component of the (usually Gram-negative) cell surface. Many PEP-CTERM proteins exhibit an unusual sequence composition that includes large numbers of potential glycosylation sites. Expression of one such protein has been shown restore the ability of a bacterium to form floc, a type of biofilm.) — protein: MLRQVKLLGICVAMLYGGFNAEAQGGFILFTSRAAFEAATGGVLTFDSYEDKFTSSDTINRPGYSFNETGGSPNSFLDMTQAQYATFGMGAAVTDGNRASSFVNDVNSLLTFNFDSSINAFGFDITTKNTSQIVNFGGDISGSFTTNSGSAPTFFGIINKDGPINTLTFDVGGTGSVIFDSTLHGTSDLSLVPEPSNFILLGMGVLCGGFVFYGANRRRLAMDV